One region of Dysidea avara chromosome 1, odDysAvar1.4, whole genome shotgun sequence genomic DNA includes:
- the LOC136265998 gene encoding uncharacterized protein, translating into METHYLLILLLLLITLHNSEQQGLIIIHPPQDITICAGDDVNITCGYNFSVQIYPLWRRNGQAISGSRIGTNNTFEMPVVADNIDTVLTVYSANEILNQTKFQCEFQFLPPVQSSVGILTVMGPPTQPVIKVLERRLTSLVISWDTFSHTSCGDVTYNVTLFDGTAELVEERTTTSNTINFTDLDNDTQYEVTVLAINNAGPATVVTTNVTTLTPSVPSPPSDLAVNVQFVDYKPVVTITWNASPLSHNMTEVEALNVSLTGEDDMTTTFQVSPNTTTFQVSHDMTSDDNVSRHLDVGTDYIISVCRVNSVGCSETVSTSLAVQWLQSATIQLLPNNQSIYVSCDVTESTPTIKCLARLNCSTCDEVTCKVFTRHTELSVMADTDYHISVLVVESQNSMPLENYSIVETVSVPKLTPEPNPTHQPQPSLTQLPEPTEQPEPGTSYPESEDSDNTTTITGIVAGVIVVIGIIEIITGALLFYRYKKCKKEPTNGGTKMNTLLSSDDKIKVQAFPKYEAVFEHEDHVKMEEHTNTDAAVEADPAYASLSPMHK; encoded by the exons ATGGAGACACATTATCTACttattttgttgttattgttgatcACACTACACAACTCTGAACAACAAG GTCTTATTATTATCCACCCACCACAAGATATTACAATATGTGCTGGAGATGATGTTAATATCACTTGTGGATATAACTTTAGTGTACAAATATATCCTCTGTGGAGAAGAAATGGACAAGCAATTTCTGGTAGTAGAATTGGGACTAACAACACATTTGAGATGCCAGTGGTAGCTGATAATATTGACACAGTATTGACAGTGTATTCTGCAAATGAAATATTGAATCAAACTAAATTTCAGTGTGAATTTCAATTCCTAcctcctgtacagagttcagttggTATACTGACAGTCATGG GTCCCCCAACTCAACCAGTTATCAAGGTATTAGAAAGGAGACTGACCTCACTGGTAATATCATGGGACACATTCAGCCATACTTCATGTGGTGATGTGACATACAATGTGACCTTATTTGATGGGACAGCAGAACTGGTGGAGGAGAGAACCACTACTAGTAATACTATCAATTTCACTGATCTTGATAATGATACTCAATATGAAGTGACAGTGTTGGCTATTAACAATGCTGGACCAGCAACTGTTGTTACTACTAATGTAACCACCTTAACTCCTTCAG TACCTTCTCCTCCAAGTGATTTGGCAGTCAATGTACAATTTGTTGATTACAAGCCTGTTGTTACCATAACCTGGAAT GCATCACCATTGTCACATAACATGACTGAGGTGGAGGCCTTAAATGTCTCTTTGACTGGTGAAGATGATATGACAACTACCTTCCAAGTATCACCTAATACAACTACCTTCCAAGTGTCACATGATATGACATCGGATGATAATGTTTCCAGACATCTTGATGTTGGAACAGATTACATCATTTCTGTTTGTAGGGTGAACAGTGTGGGATGTAGTGAGACAGTTAGTACTTCATtag CTGTACAATGGCTCCAGTCAGCAACAATCCAGTTGCTTCCAAATAACCAGTCGATCTATGTATCATGTGATGTGACTGAGTCAACTCCTACAATTAAGTGTTTAGCAAGACTGAACTGTTCTACATGTGATGAGGTCACTTGTAAAGTGTTCACTAGACATACTGAACTATCAGTCATGGCTGATACTGACTATCACATTTCTGTGCTAGTTGTTGAATCACAAAACAGTATGCCACTGGAGAATTACAGTATAGTAGAAACTGTCTCAGTACCAAAACTTACACCAGAACCGAACCCCACACACCAACCGCAGCCGAGCTTGACACAATTGCCAGAACCAACAGAACAACCAGAACCTGGAACATCCT ACCCTGAATCAGAAGATAGTGACAATACAACTACCATAACTGGAATTGTAGCTGGAGTGATTGTGGTCATTGGAATTATAGAAATAATTACTGGAGCTTTGCTCTTCTACCGATACAAAAAAT GTAAAAAGGAGCCAACTAATGGTGGAACAAA AATGAATACACTACTGTCTAGTGATGATAAAATAAAGGTGCAGGCTTTCCCAAAGTATGAGGCTGTATTTGAGCATGAAGACCATGTTAAGATGGAAGAGCACACCAATACAGATGCTGCAGTAGAAGCTGATCCAGCCTATGCATCCTTATCTCCTATGCACAAATGA